The following nucleotide sequence is from Psychroflexus torquis ATCC 700755.
AACTCAGCGATGAAAGTCAGCGTGGGCTTTTCGACCAGCCCTGTTACCATATCAATGGGTTTACACATTCGCAATTTCTTATCATCCCACAAGAGAAACCTAGTGTCCTAGCTGTAGCGACTTGGGGCATTGCTCCAGAAAACAAAAAAGTAAGTGAGCTAAAAAAGCCTATTATAAAAATGCGGTAAAGTTTGGAGGTGGCCTTAATGCAAGAGCTGAGAAGGCTTTTGAGCACTTTCTATATAGACCATCCATTTATTCAAAGCGTTGTATTGTTCCTGTTTCTGCCTTTTTTGAGCCTCACGATCTTAAAGGTAAAAAGTATCCATTTGTGTTTAAGCCTAAGTTAAAAGGTTCGTTATCCCTTGCAGGGTTATATACTCGCATAGACAATAAAGTCACCTTTACTATACTAACTCAAGAGGCTTCTCCTTTGTTTGCTAAAATCCATAACAAAAAGAATCGTCAACCTGTTATTTTAAATATTGAGCAAGTCAATCAGTGGTTGGATGATGACTTAAAGGAAGAGGGGATTTCAAATCTACTAAAAGCTCACTTTGGTGAGGATCAACTTGAGACCCATACAGTCAGCACCGATCTCTTTCATCCAAAAGTCAATTCTGATGTGGAAGAGATTTTGGATAGGGTAGAGTATAGGGAGTTGAAAGTTTAGGTTGAAAATAAGACTATAAGACCCTCCTCTACATAAATCAACGGCTTATTAATGGGTAAATATAAAAGCTGATGAAAAAAATTATTCCACCAATTAAATTTACTCGATTTACTTCAAAAATAATTCTTTAGGAATAAGTGGATTTTATAAGTTC
It contains:
- a CDS encoding SOS response-associated peptidase yields the protein MYSKRCIVPVSAFFEPHDLKGKKYPFVFKPKLKGSLSLAGLYTRIDNKVTFTILTQEASPLFAKIHNKKNRQPVILNIEQVNQWLDDDLKEEGISNLLKAHFGEDQLETHTVSTDLFHPKVNSDVEEILDRVEYRELKV